The Panicum virgatum strain AP13 chromosome 5K, P.virgatum_v5, whole genome shotgun sequence genome has a window encoding:
- the LOC120706358 gene encoding probable glycerol-3-phosphate acyltransferase 3: MSMKPLSLSKPVLSLFFLLLRKLAGRHHRGRMAAATKPRPPPPPLPGLDRLHGQTLVVDVEAWILRQPVRAFPYFMLVAVEAGGFLRGLLLLLLYPLLCLLGDDGARARAMATVALVGLEEKEVARVGRAVLPKFFLEAAAAEGVAAVQAAARVVAVSATFPRVMVDGFLREYVGVDAVVGPEVRSVGGVLAGLVDEEDAAEMAVKRLRGLFGGELKAAGKNNGAVGLVGAASRGRVHHLFSTYYCKETFAVSEADTRGWRPLPRDRYPRPLVFHDGRLAFAPTPAAALAMYTFLPFGIALVVFRCVAFSFLPYRVCFPVGALTGMHYRLVAGRVPGGGARRGAGGRLYVCNHRTLLDPIVVAAALGAPVTAVTYSLSPVSEMLAPIRTARLTRDREADRRSMAAALARGDDLVVCPEGTTCREEYLLRLSPLFAELGVDAHPVALDTCAGMFYGTSTKPGAKWMDPFYFLMNPRPAYRVEFLPRAAASRCGGGRGGSIDVANRVQRELGRALGFELTRLTRKDKYMTLAGNEGVVAAAP; encoded by the exons ATGTCCATGAAGCCTTTATCACTGTCCAAGCCAGTCCTCTCcttgttcttcctcctcctgcggaagctcgccggccggcaccACCGGGgccggatggcggcggcgacgaagccgaggcccccgccgccgccgctgccgggttTGGACAGGCTGCATGGCCAGACCCTGGTCGTCGACGTAGAGGCGTGGATCCTGCGCCAGCCGGTGCGCGCCTTCCCGTACTTCATGCTCGTCGCCGTCGAGGCCGGCGGGTTCCTCCGcgggctcctgctgctgctgctctaccCGCTGCTGTGCCTcctcggcgacgacggcgcgcgGGCGAGGGCCATGGCCACGGTGGCGCTCGTCGGcctggaggagaaggaggtcgCCAGGGTCGGCCGGGCGGTGCTGCCCAAGTTCTTCCtggaggccgcggccgccgagggcgtggcggcggtgcaggcggcggcgcgggtggtggCGGTGAGCGCGACGTTCCCGAGGGTGATGGTGGACGGGTTCCTGAGGGAGTACGTCGGCGTGGACGCCGTCGTGGGGCCGGAGGTGAGGTCGGTCGGCGGGGTCCTCGCTGGgctggtggacgaggaggacgcaGCCGAGATGGCGGTGAAGAGGCTCCGCGGTCTGTTCGGCGGCGAGTTGAAGGCGGCGGGAAAGAATAATGGCGCCGTGGGGCTCGTCGGAGCGGCGAGCCGCGGTAGGGTGCACCACCTTTTCTCTACTTACTATTGCAAG GAAACTTTCGCTGTGAGCGAGGCCGACACGCGGGGATGGCGACCGCTGCCGCGGGACAGGTACCCGAGGCCCCTCGTCTTCCACGACGGCCGCCTCGCCTtcgcgccgacgccggcggccgcgctcgCCATGTACACCTTCCTCCCCTTCGGCATCGCGCTCGTCGTCTTCCGCTGCGtcgccttctccttcctcccgtaCCGCGTCTGCTTCCCCGTGGGCGCGCTCACCGGCATGCACTACCGCCTCGTGGCCGGCcgcgtccccggcggcggcgcgcgccgaggCGCCGGCGGGCGCCTGTACGTGTGCAACCACCGCACGCTGCTGGACCCGAtcgtcgtggcggcggcgctcggggcgcCGGTGACCGCGGTGACGTACAGCCTGAGCCCGGTGTCGGAGATGCTGGCACCGATCCGCACGGCGCGGCTGACGCGGGACCGGGAGGCGGACCGGCgcagcatggcggcggcgctggcgcgcgGCGACGACCTGGTGGTGTGCCCCGAGGGGACGACGTGCCGGGAGGAGTACCTGCTCCGGCTCAGCCCGCTCTTCGCCGAGCTCGGCGTCGACGCGCACCCCGTCGCGTTGGACACGTGCGCCGGCATGTTCTACGGCACGTCCACCAAGCCGGGGGCCAAGTGGATGGACCCCTTCTACTTCCTGATGAACCCGAGGCCGGCGTACCGGGTGGAGTtcctgccgcgcgccgccgcgtcgcgctgcggcggcggccgcggcggcagcatCGACGTGGCCAACCGGGTGCAGCGCGAGCTCGGCAGGGCGCTAGGGTTCGAGCTCACCAGGCTCACCAGGAAGGACAAGTACATGACGCTCGCCGGCAACGAAGgcgtcgtggcggcggcgccctaa